One window of Quercus robur chromosome 5, dhQueRobu3.1, whole genome shotgun sequence genomic DNA carries:
- the LOC126725359 gene encoding putative disease resistance protein RGA3: MTAIVSGLLEKSGSLLAEEVWPELKSFLCFQNEVRKLQSTLRAIQAVLEDADKRQLKEEAVKLWLDKLKEAAYDVDNVLDEVETAIIKAKIEEEEEKAETTTATAKVWSSCTTCISWIFRVVTELVQRGFIVFKIKNLNETLDEIDKEKGRYNFVSGPITSPEVGERLGTYSRVDVKEIHGRDKYRDDLVRMILGEGSEMMKLSGEGSEVRGSEGERSPYVISIVGMGGIGKTTLAKLAYAKVQTKLAYNDTKVQTALFDEKLWVCVSNPFDERRVAKAIIKGCRGSTNSNELEELLNEMCELIRGKKLLLVLDDVWTEEFNHWKPFKLALECGDLGSRILITTRSIRVAEMVKSAYTIRLDVLSDEDCWLICSQMAYIEKDDEQLGELGRELAKKCKGLPLAAETLGSLMRNKRSKEEWRDKLDSNLWKLENVRKGLLGPLLLSYYEQPLAIKSCFLYCALFPKDYIFSRNELIHLWMSQGYLGINPEEMENIGEEYFEILVMRSFFQDFEKDNDNDKIITCKIHDIVHDFAQSMASKECFTIDGDKELGTNCRSACHLRLELIGETQFPMSICNAKNVRTLFFAPLNKRIVFPLNLSQHLTCLRALTLKWYSFEILPNEVEKLIHLRLLDLSENHNIKELAETMCNLCNLQTLNISGCGKITKLPQGMGKLIKLRHLLIGDCYKLTEPFPKGIGRLSSLRTLEKFIIGSIDDIDGCKLGELKNLNHLKGSLMIKGLKNVTDVQEAENAQLKDKKYLRELGLSFDRRVEEIERVRNDEIVLKALEPHSNLEILKIDKCMGRVYPNWMNSLSNLKRLHLWCWPNLEQLPPLGKLQFLETLVLRDAYSVKKVGVEFLGIEEANGKNGSTSPLVLFPNLKSLEFGDMKEWEEWDGIGERREEEGESGVSVLISIMPRLQFLDIWRCPKLKALPNFLETTSLKQLEVDCRISNWMTLATLPGLKTLCLGLNNDVEHLPPLGKLLLVESLEIYGGAERVKKVGVEFLGIEEESNNNKKKIDDEKGSTSSSSSSSLVLFPNLKSLSFWGLKEWEEWDGIGGTMREEEAQESGVAITITIMPRLQSLTISDCPKLKSLPDFLPTTPLKTLKIITSPILSECCKTEIGDQWPKISHIPNILIDHTWVRRDGHPMQN, translated from the coding sequence ATGACTGCTATAGTTTCTGGCCTCTTGGAAAAGTCGGGTTCACTCCTTGCTGAAGAGGTATGGCCAGAGCTGAAGTCGTTCCTGTGTTTTCAAAATGAAGTCCGAAAGCTTCAGAGCACACTTCGTGCTATCCAGGCGGTGCTCGAGGATGCTGACAAAAGACAACTGAAGGAGGAAGCTGTGAAACTTTGGTTAGATAAGCTCAAAGAAGCAGCCTACGACGTGGATAATGTGCTGGATGAGGTGGAAACTGCAATCATTAAAGCAAAAattgaggaggaagaagaaaaggctgAAACAACCACTGCTACTGCTAAGGTATGGTCCTCTTGCACCACCTGCATTTCCTGGATTTTCAGAGTAGTTACTGAGCTTGTTCAGCGTGGTTTCATTGttttcaagataaaaaatttgaatgaaaCGTTAGATGAGATAGACAAAGAGAAAGGGAGGTACAATTTTGTGTCTGGGCCGATTACTAGCCCTGAAGTAGGTGAGCGACTAGGAACTTACTCCCGTGTTGATGTGAAAGAAATACACGGTCGTGATAAGTATAGGGATGATCTAGTGAGGATGATTTTGGGAGAGGGTAGTGAAATGATGAAGCTTTCGGGTGAGGGTAGTGAAGTGAGGGGTAGTGAAGGAGAGAGAAGCCCCTATGTCATCTCCATAGTAGGCATGGGGGGCATTGGAAAAACCACTCTTGCCAAACTAGCCTATGCTAAGGTGCAAACTAAACTAGCCTACAATGATACTAAGGTGCAAACTGCCCTTTTTGATGAAAAACTGTGGGTTTGCGTATCCAATCCTTTCGACGAGCGTAGGGTTGCCAAAGCAATCATTAAGGGATGTCGTGGTTCCACCAACTCCAATGAATTGGAAGAGCTACTAAATGAAATGTGTGAGTTGATTAGGGGGAAGAAGCTTTTACTTGTCTTAGATGATGTGTGGACTGAAGAATTCAATCATTGGAAGCCATTTAAACTTGCACTCGAATGTGGTGACCTAGGTAGTAGAATTTTAATAACCACGCGTAGTATTAGAGTTGCAGAAATGGTGAAAAGTGCCTATACAATTAGATTGGATGTATTGTCTGACGAAGATTGTTGGTTGATATGTAGTCAAATGGCATATATTGAGAAGGATGATGAGCAACTAGGAGAACTTGGTAGAGAATTAGCAAAGAAGTGCAAAGGCTTGCCACTTGCTGCAGAGACTCTAGGAAGTCTTATGCGCAACAAGAGAAGTAAAGAAGAATGGAGGGATAAATTGGATAGTAATTTATGGAAATTAGAAAATGTTCGAAAAGGTCTTTTAGGACCGTTATTATTGAGTTATTATGAACAACCGTTAGCAATAAAATCTTGTTTCTTATATTGTGCTCTCTTCCCAAAGGATTATATTTTTTCAAGAAATGAGTTGATCCACCTATGGATGTCACAAGGATATCTTGGCATAAATCCAGAGGAGATGGAAAACATAGGAGAAGAGTACTTTGAAATATTAGTCATGCGCTCTTTCTTCCAAGATTTTGAAAAAGACAACGATAATGATAAGATAATAACATGTAAAATACATGATATTGTACATGATTTTGCCCAATCAATGGCATCAAAGGAATGTTTCACAATTGATGGTGACAAAGAGTTAGGGACAAATTGTAGAAGTGCTTGCCATTTGAGATTAGAATTAATAGGGGAAACACAATTTCCTATGTCTATATGTAATGCAAAAAATGTACGCACTCTCTTTTTCGCTCCATTGAATAAGAGGATTGTCTTCCCACTCAATTTATCCCAGCATTTGACATGCTTACGGGCATTGACTTTGAAATGGTATTCCTTTGAGATTCTTCCAAATGAAGTGGAAAAGTTGATACATTTAAGATTGCTTGATTTATCAGAAAATCATAATATTAAAGAATTAGCTGAAACAATGtgtaatttatgtaatttacaAACTTTGAATATTAGTGGATGTGGGAAAATTACGAAATTACCCCAAGGAATGGGTAAGctaattaaattaagacatCTTCTTATTGGTGATTGTTATAAATTGACCGAACCCTTTCCAAAAGGGATTGGAAGATTGAGTTCTCTTAGAACATTGGAGAAATTCATAATAGGTAGTATAGATGATATTGACGGATGTAAACTTGGAGAATTGAAGAATCTGAACCACCTTAAAGGGTCTCTTATGATAAAAGGCTTGAAAAACGTAACAGATGTACAAGAGGCTGAGAATGCACAGCTTAAAGATAAGAAATATCTCCGTGAGTTGGGGCTATCGTTTGACAGGAGAGTTGAGGAGATTGAAAGAGTAAGGAATGATGAAATCGTTCTTAAAGCCTTAGAGCCACATTCAAACTTGGAAATTTTAAAGATTGATAAGTGCATGGGTAGAGTGTATCCTAATTGGATGAATTCTTTGTCCAATTTGAAAAGGCTTCATCTTTGGTGCTGGCCTAATTTAGAGCAATTGCCTCCTCTGGGGAAGCTGCAGTTCCTCGAAACATTAGTGTTAAGGGATGCGTATAGTGTGAAAAAGGTGGGTGTTGAATTTTTGGGAATAGAAGAAGCCAATGGGAAGAACGGATCAACATCACCACTTGTCTTATTCCCTAATTTAAAGTCTCTCGAATTTGGGGATATGAAAGAGTGGGAAGAATGGGATGGGATTGGAGaaaggagagaagaagaaggagaaagtgGTGTTTCTGTTTTAATAAGTATAATGCCACGTCTTCAGTTTTTGGATATTTGGAGATGCCCAAAGCTAAAGGCACTGCCCAACTTCCTTGAGACAACTTCGTTAAAGCAATTGGAAGTCGATTGTCGAATTTCCAATTGGATGACGTTGGCAACATTACCCGGATTGAAAACACTTTGTCTCGGTCTGAATAACGACGTGGAGCATTTGCCCCCTTTGGGGAAGCTGTTGTTGGTCGAATCATTAGAGATATACGGTGGTGCCGAAAGAGTGAAAAAGGTGGGCGTTGAATTTTTGGGAATAGAAGAAGAatccaacaacaacaagaagaagatagaCGACGAGAAGGGATCgacatcatcatcttcttcttcttcgcttGTCTTATTCCCTAATTTAAAGTCCCTCTCATTTTGGGGGTTGAAAGAGTGGGAAGAATGGGATGGGATTGGAGGAAcaatgagagaagaagaagcacaaGAAAGTGGTGTTGCAATTACTATCACTATTATGCCACGTCTTCAGTCTTTGACAATTTCGGATTGCCCCAAGCTGAAGTCTCTGCCAGACTTCCTTCCTACAACTCCATTG